One segment of Macrotis lagotis isolate mMagLag1 chromosome 1, bilby.v1.9.chrom.fasta, whole genome shotgun sequence DNA contains the following:
- the LOC141507956 gene encoding protein POLR1D-like isoform X2, which produces MGPMGWMKCPLAGTNKRFLLNTIKNTLPSQKEQDQEQKEDNKEPEPSQNRKEENPKKHRTHPYKHHFQSRRRVSYSPPRKRNTQEKYEKQSNKR; this is translated from the coding sequence GATGAAGTGTCCTCTTGCTGGAACAAATAAAAGATTTCTGCTTAATACAATTAAGAACACATTACCTTCTCAGAAGGAACAAGACCAGGAGCAGAAGGAAGACAATAAGGAACCTGAGCCAAGTCAGAACcggaaagaagaaaacccaaaGAAACACAGAACTCATCCGTACAAACACCATTTCCAGTCTCGGAGAAGAGTTAGTTATTCTCCTCCAAGGAAGCGGAACACCCAGGAAAAGTATGAAAAGCAATCTAACAAACGATGA